The following coding sequences are from one Negativicoccus succinicivorans window:
- the tpiA gene encoding triose-phosphate isomerase, which yields MRKPIIAGNWKMNTDLSRACELTEELVGKELATRAEVILCPPFISLAAVGERIADTPLKLGAQNMYWEESGAFTGEISPTMLTSVGCEYVILGHSERRQLFSETDPRVNKKAKAALDHGLTPIICVGETLRHREEDEWRGHIESQVKAALINLSAEEVATLVMAYEPIWAIGTGKTATVEQANEVCRLIRVTIETIAGHDAAEAVRILYGGSVKPDNISALMAAPHIDGALVGGASLKADDFAAVVNYEK from the coding sequence ATGCGTAAACCTATTATTGCGGGAAACTGGAAAATGAATACGGATCTGTCCCGGGCTTGTGAACTTACGGAGGAACTCGTCGGCAAAGAACTTGCGACACGGGCGGAAGTCATTTTGTGCCCGCCGTTTATTTCGCTGGCCGCGGTCGGCGAACGAATTGCGGACACCCCGCTTAAACTCGGCGCGCAAAACATGTACTGGGAAGAATCGGGAGCGTTTACCGGTGAAATATCCCCGACCATGTTGACATCGGTCGGCTGTGAATATGTCATTTTGGGCCATTCGGAACGTCGTCAACTGTTCAGTGAGACGGATCCCCGCGTCAATAAAAAAGCGAAAGCGGCGCTCGATCACGGCTTAACGCCGATTATTTGCGTCGGTGAAACGCTTCGGCATCGGGAAGAGGACGAATGGCGCGGTCATATTGAAAGCCAGGTCAAAGCGGCGTTGATTAATCTGTCCGCGGAGGAAGTGGCGACGCTTGTCATGGCGTACGAACCGATCTGGGCGATCGGCACGGGCAAAACGGCGACGGTTGAGCAGGCGAATGAAGTCTGCCGTCTTATTCGCGTCACGATTGAGACCATCGCCGGCCACGATGCGGCGGAAGCGGTGCGCATTCTTTACGGCGGCAGCGTCAAACCGGACAACATCAGCGCGCTGATGGCGGCGCCGCACATTGACGGGGCCTTGGTCGGCGGCGCATCCCTCAAGGCCGATGATTTCGCCGCGGTGGTTAATTATGAAAAATGA
- the gpmI gene encoding 2,3-bisphosphoglycerate-independent phosphoglycerate mutase, with amino-acid sequence MKNEGVSSDRGPVMLVIMDGWGIGKPGDPYDAIQTSGITHFPQWWKEYPHATLTTSGEKVGLPAGQIGNSEVGHLNIGAGRIIFQDLTRIHRDIASGEFFRKPVLVELLEKVAARGGALHLLGLVSPGGVHSHEEHLLACVKAAHEHGIKEVYVHAFLDGRDVPPKCAGPSLAHVEEEMQKIGCGRIATLCGRYYAMDRDKRYERTRLAYDLVTAGVGTIAPTAAEGLQRAYERGETDEFVLPTRIGEAVTMQPKDGGIFINFRPDRARQLTAALAETEFAGFERPRVPALELITMTPYEASFHTPVIYRKEQPQNTFGELVSKAGLRQLRIAETEKYAHVTYFFNGGREEPFPGEDRILVPSPKVATYDLQPEMSAYIVTEKLLEALRARTYDAIILNFANADMVGHTGVLAAAQVAVRTVDKCVAALWEEVKSQGGEMLITADHGNAERMWDEATQGPNTAHTTNPVPLVLLSEKNKNKALHDGILADLAPTLLTLMGISVPAEMTGRSLLD; translated from the coding sequence ATGAAAAATGAGGGAGTATCTTCCGACCGCGGACCGGTGATGCTGGTTATTATGGACGGATGGGGCATCGGTAAACCCGGCGATCCGTATGACGCGATTCAAACGTCGGGCATTACTCATTTTCCGCAGTGGTGGAAAGAATATCCGCACGCGACGCTCACCACTTCAGGTGAAAAAGTGGGATTGCCGGCGGGGCAAATCGGTAATTCCGAAGTCGGTCATTTAAATATCGGCGCAGGCCGGATCATCTTTCAGGATTTGACGCGGATTCATCGCGATATCGCCTCGGGCGAATTTTTCCGGAAACCGGTGCTTGTCGAACTGCTCGAAAAAGTCGCCGCAAGGGGAGGTGCGCTCCACCTTCTCGGCCTCGTTTCACCGGGCGGCGTGCACAGCCACGAAGAGCATTTGTTGGCGTGCGTCAAAGCGGCGCACGAGCATGGTATTAAAGAGGTGTACGTGCATGCGTTTTTAGACGGACGTGATGTGCCGCCGAAATGTGCGGGACCGTCGCTTGCGCATGTGGAAGAAGAAATGCAAAAAATCGGTTGCGGACGCATCGCCACATTGTGCGGCCGTTACTACGCGATGGATCGAGACAAACGGTATGAACGCACGCGTCTCGCGTATGATTTGGTGACCGCGGGCGTAGGAACGATCGCGCCGACGGCGGCGGAAGGTTTGCAGCGCGCGTACGAACGCGGCGAAACGGATGAATTCGTGTTGCCGACACGGATCGGTGAAGCGGTTACCATGCAGCCGAAAGATGGCGGCATTTTCATCAATTTCCGTCCCGATCGGGCGCGGCAATTGACGGCGGCGCTCGCCGAAACCGAATTCGCGGGTTTTGAGCGACCGCGGGTGCCGGCCTTGGAACTCATCACGATGACGCCGTACGAAGCGTCCTTCCATACACCCGTGATTTATCGCAAGGAGCAGCCGCAAAATACTTTTGGCGAATTGGTGAGCAAAGCGGGCTTACGCCAGTTGCGCATCGCCGAAACGGAAAAATACGCGCATGTGACGTATTTCTTCAACGGCGGTCGCGAAGAACCGTTTCCGGGCGAAGATCGTATTTTAGTGCCGTCGCCGAAAGTGGCGACATATGATCTGCAGCCGGAAATGAGCGCGTATATCGTGACGGAAAAATTACTGGAAGCATTGCGCGCGCGTACGTACGATGCGATCATTTTGAATTTCGCCAATGCGGATATGGTCGGTCATACCGGCGTGCTGGCGGCGGCGCAGGTAGCCGTACGCACCGTGGACAAATGTGTGGCGGCGCTCTGGGAAGAAGTGAAATCGCAGGGCGGTGAAATGCTGATTACCGCTGACCACGGGAACGCGGAACGCATGTGGGACGAGGCTACGCAAGGCCCGAACACCGCGCATACGACGAACCCCGTACCGCTCGTATTGCTGAGCGAAAAGAATAAAAATAAAGCGCTCCATGACGGCATCTTGGCCGACTTGGCGCCGACGCTTTTAACATTAATGGGAATATCCGTGCCAGCCGAAATGACAGGCCGGTCACTATTGGACTAG
- the eno gene encoding phosphopyruvate hydratase, whose product MMIVDIHGREILDSRGNPTVEVDVLLDDGTRGRASVPSGASTGVFEALELRDGDKSRYQGKGVQKAVEHVNERIVPELIGLPVTEQVLIDSIMCGLDGTDNKSELGANATLGVSMAVARAGAAACHLPLYRYLGGINACEMPVPMMNILNGGMHADNNVDIQEFMIMPVGAESFAEGLRMGADIYHTLKVVLKEQGLVTAVGDEGGFAPNLASNEAAIQLILTAVERAGFRPGEDIVLALDAAASEFYKDGVYDFVGEGVKRSAEELVEYYADLVRQYPIVSIEDGMDQEDYVGWKHLTQKLGQKIQLVGDDLFVTNSARLEKGIQEGIANSILIKVNQIGTLTETMECIQMAKRAAYTTVISHRSGETDDSLIADLAVAVNAGQIKTGAPARIDRVAKYNQLLRIEEELEGLSLYGGQDIFAHLKK is encoded by the coding sequence ATGATGATTGTAGATATTCACGGCAGAGAAATTTTGGATTCGCGCGGCAATCCGACAGTGGAAGTGGATGTATTGCTCGATGACGGTACCCGCGGGCGCGCGTCCGTTCCGTCCGGCGCGTCTACCGGCGTGTTTGAAGCGCTGGAATTGCGCGATGGCGATAAGAGCCGTTACCAAGGCAAAGGCGTGCAAAAAGCGGTCGAACATGTTAATGAACGCATCGTGCCGGAATTAATCGGCTTGCCGGTGACCGAACAGGTTTTGATTGATTCGATCATGTGCGGTTTAGACGGTACGGATAATAAAAGCGAACTCGGCGCGAACGCGACCCTGGGCGTTTCCATGGCGGTGGCCCGCGCGGGCGCGGCGGCTTGCCATTTGCCGCTCTACCGTTATCTCGGCGGCATCAACGCCTGCGAAATGCCCGTACCGATGATGAATATTTTGAACGGCGGCATGCACGCGGATAACAACGTCGATATTCAGGAATTCATGATTATGCCGGTCGGCGCGGAATCTTTCGCCGAAGGCTTGCGCATGGGCGCCGATATTTACCATACGTTGAAAGTCGTTCTGAAAGAACAGGGACTCGTTACCGCGGTCGGGGATGAGGGCGGCTTCGCGCCGAATCTGGCGTCGAACGAAGCGGCGATCCAGCTGATTTTGACCGCTGTCGAACGCGCCGGCTTCCGCCCGGGCGAAGATATCGTGCTCGCGCTCGACGCAGCCGCTTCGGAATTTTACAAAGACGGCGTTTACGATTTCGTCGGCGAAGGCGTGAAACGTTCCGCCGAAGAACTCGTTGAATACTACGCGGACCTCGTTCGCCAATACCCGATCGTATCGATCGAAGACGGCATGGACCAGGAGGATTACGTCGGCTGGAAACATCTCACGCAGAAACTGGGCCAAAAAATTCAGCTCGTCGGCGACGATCTTTTCGTCACCAACAGCGCTCGTTTGGAAAAAGGCATTCAGGAAGGCATCGCCAACTCGATCTTGATCAAAGTCAATCAGATCGGTACGCTTACGGAAACCATGGAATGCATCCAAATGGCCAAACGCGCCGCATACACGACGGTGATTTCGCACCGTTCGGGTGAAACGGACGATTCGTTGATTGCCGATCTCGCCGTCGCGGTCAACGCCGGCCAAATCAAAACCGGCGCGCCCGCGCGGATTGATCGCGTCGCGAAGTATAACCAACTGTTGCGCATTGAAGAAGAACTGGAAGGCTTGTCGCTTTATGGCGGTCAAGATATCTTCGCGCACTTGAAAAAATAA
- a CDS encoding methylmalonyl-CoA mutase family protein, which yields MHIEIGHIQRRIVDFIRKVFRFLFGHDRAGAISKVVPMVSHVDHTEHDSQIFITEQGVADTRGMGPIERAREIITHCEHPAYRPLLEAYVEHALAGGGHGPVDLAHAFTLALRFHVHTAGSVLTAQQDDDNIIRVAWQAMSAILVGTQSLALCAKDEAESIPTRASATLALRTQQLLAFESGIADTIDPLGGSYYVETLTDQIEREAREYIHKIDEMGGAVAAIEQGYMQQEMATHAFEYEQEIESGKRTVIGVNKYVIEDEEHHTQLLQVDPAVGDRQMAKLKKLKETRDNAAVEKALANVRKVARSEENIMPCLIEAVKTYATLGEICGVLREEFGEYHQDHPAF from the coding sequence TTGCACATAGAGATCGGGCACATCCAGCGCCGTATAGTAGACTTCATTCGAAAAGTTTTCCGCTTCCTGTTCGGGCACGATCGCGCAGGCGCGATTTCCAAAGTCGTGCCGATGGTAAGCCACGTCGATCACACGGAGCACGACAGCCAGATCTTCATCACCGAGCAGGGCGTAGCCGATACCCGAGGCATGGGACCGATTGAACGGGCGCGCGAAATTATCACGCACTGCGAGCATCCGGCTTACCGACCCTTGTTGGAAGCATATGTTGAACACGCATTGGCCGGCGGCGGTCACGGGCCGGTGGATCTCGCGCACGCGTTTACGCTGGCGTTGCGTTTCCATGTCCATACCGCCGGCTCCGTATTGACCGCGCAGCAGGATGACGACAATATCATCCGCGTTGCCTGGCAGGCCATGTCCGCCATTTTGGTCGGTACGCAATCGCTCGCTTTGTGCGCTAAAGACGAAGCGGAATCGATTCCGACGCGCGCGTCGGCAACGCTTGCGCTGCGTACACAGCAGCTGCTCGCTTTTGAAAGCGGCATTGCCGATACCATCGATCCGCTGGGCGGCTCGTACTATGTGGAAACCTTGACGGACCAAATTGAACGCGAAGCTCGCGAATACATTCATAAGATCGATGAAATGGGCGGCGCGGTCGCGGCGATTGAACAGGGTTACATGCAGCAGGAAATGGCAACCCACGCATTTGAATATGAGCAGGAAATTGAAAGCGGCAAACGCACTGTCATTGGCGTTAATAAATATGTCATAGAAGATGAAGAACATCACACGCAACTGTTGCAAGTCGATCCGGCCGTCGGCGATCGGCAAATGGCCAAACTGAAAAAATTGAAAGAAACCCGCGACAACGCCGCTGTCGAAAAAGCGCTCGCCAATGTTCGTAAAGTCGCGCGCAGCGAAGAAAATATTATGCCGTGTCTGATTGAAGCGGTTAAAACGTATGCGACGCTCGGTGAAATCTGTGGCGTTTTGCGCGAAGAATTCGGTGAATATCATCAGGATCATCCGGCATTTTAA
- a CDS encoding MmgE/PrpD family protein, translating into MDLTKQLAGYAARLQYKDLAEETVQNAKKCILDWAGVCIRGSQETPIQILLSILGQNTGADQATVLTSPLLRTAAWDAALLNGAASHSLDFGDLHNASIIHLATVVVPPALAVTEAEHKSGRDLITAVVAGYEVGARVGETIIPESYHFWHTTGTAGIFGAAAAAGRALGLNDRQMLYNLGTAGTQAAGLWEFVAEAAMSKPIHAGKASYAGVLSAYISARGFTGATHILEGEKGFCRALSPDPHWSKLTDGLGNGTFKIDENSFKPYACCKHAHAAVFAGISLREECDLAEMREITVEVNDITDSLINNATPQTPYGCKFSIQYCLACALVYGEVGIEHFTPQGIEDTAIRDVMKKIKVERSAEIEQIKADDPTKLASRVRIVKKNGETLAKLVEYPKGDPANTMTIEEIRAKYDGLAVPIIGAKAAAEIAELILHLDTENDPGEVLQKIALSTK; encoded by the coding sequence ATGGACTTGACCAAACAGCTTGCAGGCTATGCGGCCAGGTTACAATATAAAGACTTGGCGGAAGAGACTGTGCAGAATGCGAAAAAATGCATCTTAGACTGGGCGGGCGTTTGCATTCGCGGCTCGCAGGAAACGCCGATTCAAATTTTACTCTCGATCTTGGGGCAAAATACCGGCGCGGATCAGGCGACGGTGCTGACTTCTCCGTTGTTGCGCACCGCCGCCTGGGACGCGGCCCTCTTAAACGGAGCGGCCTCACACTCGCTCGACTTCGGCGATCTGCATAACGCCTCCATTATTCACTTGGCGACGGTCGTCGTGCCGCCTGCGTTGGCGGTGACGGAAGCCGAGCACAAAAGCGGTCGGGATCTCATTACCGCGGTAGTGGCGGGCTACGAAGTCGGCGCCCGCGTCGGGGAAACGATCATTCCGGAATCGTACCATTTCTGGCATACGACGGGCACCGCGGGAATTTTCGGCGCGGCGGCCGCGGCCGGCCGTGCGCTCGGCTTGAATGACCGACAAATGTTGTATAACCTCGGCACCGCCGGCACGCAGGCGGCGGGACTTTGGGAGTTTGTGGCGGAAGCCGCGATGAGCAAACCGATTCACGCGGGCAAAGCCTCTTACGCGGGCGTTTTATCCGCCTACATTTCCGCCCGCGGTTTTACCGGCGCCACGCATATTTTGGAAGGCGAAAAGGGATTTTGCAGAGCGCTTTCCCCCGATCCGCATTGGAGTAAATTGACCGACGGCCTCGGCAACGGCACATTCAAAATTGACGAGAATTCGTTCAAACCGTATGCCTGCTGTAAGCACGCGCACGCCGCTGTTTTCGCGGGCATTAGCTTGCGCGAGGAATGCGATTTGGCAGAGATGAGGGAAATTACCGTGGAAGTCAATGATATTACGGACAGCTTGATCAATAATGCGACGCCGCAAACACCGTACGGTTGCAAATTCAGTATTCAATACTGCCTGGCTTGCGCGTTAGTTTACGGTGAAGTGGGCATCGAACATTTCACGCCGCAAGGGATCGAAGATACCGCCATTCGCGACGTGATGAAAAAAATCAAAGTGGAACGTTCGGCGGAAATCGAACAAATCAAAGCGGACGATCCGACTAAGCTGGCATCCCGTGTACGCATTGTCAAAAAGAACGGGGAGACGCTGGCAAAGCTCGTTGAATATCCGAAAGGCGACCCCGCCAATACCATGACCATCGAAGAAATTCGCGCGAAATATGACGGTCTCGCCGTTCCGATTATCGGCGCGAAAGCCGCCGCTGAAATCGCGGAACTTATTTTGCATCTCGATACGGAAAATGACCCCGGTGAGGTGTTGCAAAAAATTGCGTTAAGCACGAAGTAA